The Coffea eugenioides isolate CCC68of chromosome 8, Ceug_1.0, whole genome shotgun sequence genome has a segment encoding these proteins:
- the LOC113779244 gene encoding BURP domain-containing protein 3-like — MDLLKLLCFLTSVSLGVAAEHADLEVYWKSKLPNTPMPKAVRDIIQNGKPPGVGGLSASPQAIPFRFGRRYFTYGHGVVRDGKNPTEGQLRNHQNVTVFFLKRDLHGGSIMNLQFVNLLDNTTAFLPRQVADSIPFSSKSVPEILNKFSVNPNSVQAEAIKELIADCEEPGNEVEDKYCATSLESMVDFTTSKLGKNVGAISTEAQKTDPKILKYVIVDVFKLNDDDKAIVACHKQNYVYAVFYCHTLRRTDAYRVNLVGADDGAKVKAVVVCHEDTSAWDPKHVAFQLLKVKPGNVPICHFLPEDHFVSWALKH; from the exons ATGGACTTGCTCAAGCTCCTCTGTTTTCTGACATCTGTTTCT CTAGGAGTTGCAGCAGAGCATGCAGACCTTGAAGTTTATTGGAAATCCAAGCTTCCAAACACTCCTATGCCGAAAGCGGTCAGAGATATCATACAGAACG GAAAGCCTCCAGGAGTTGGCGGTCTCAGCGCAAGTCCCCAGGCCATCCCATTCCGTTTTGGTAGAAGATATTTTACTTATGGCCATGGGGTGGTCAGAGATGGTAAAAATCCTACCGAAGGCCAACTCCGTAATCACCAAAACGTAACAGTTTTCTTCTTGAAAAGGGACCTGCATGGTGGCTCAATCATGAATCTGCAGTTTGTTAATTTACTGGACAATACTACGGCCTTCCTACCCCGCCAGGTGGCTGATTCCATTCCCTTCTCGTCCAAATCTGTTCCCGAAATTTTGAACAAATTCTCAGTGAACCCAAATTCAGTACAAGCCGAAGCTATCAAGGAACTGATAGCAGACTGTGAGGAGCCTGGGAACGAAGTGGAAGACAAGTACTGCGCGACATCTCTCGAGTCTATGGTTGATTTCACAACTTCCAAGCTGGGGAAAAATGTCGGAGCAATTTCAACCGAAGCCCAGAAAACAGATCCGAAAATCTTAAAATATGTTATTGTGGATGTTTTCAAGTTGAACGACGATGATAAAGCAATCGTTGCTTGCCACAAGCAAAACTATGTCTACGCAGTTTTTTACTGTCACACCCTGCGGCGTACCGATGCATATAGGGTTAATTTAGTTGGAGCTGATGATGGGGCAAAAGTCAAGGCTGTGGTAGTTTGTCACGAGGATACATCAGCATGGGACCCAAAACATGTAGCTTTTCAGCTGCTAAAGGTGAAGCCTGGAAATGTTCCAATCTGCCATTTCCTTCCTGAGGATCACTTTGTCAGCTGGGCTCTAAAGCACTGA